One window from the genome of Catenulispora sp. MAP5-51 encodes:
- a CDS encoding serine hydrolase produces MLDGAEFLESAEFQESARFPALATLPGTLAYAVPGWGERSADEVLPLASVGKLLLLASVAQGFTSGELDPDEPLKLDDEDYSAGSGLLRKLSVRRWTLADLARLTAAVSDNTATNALLRRVGLHRVAADAAALGLKQTRILDRIREPRLPQHPPTFAVGTARELADLAGTAAEDRSWGPLLLEWMAGCLDRSMVPAAIPHDPEDSALREVPATTLWVANKTGTDAGTRCDVGVVRGARQVCYAVLTQCAPGDEFAMVRGMREVGAVVGRLARGEDQVLRSQPRAN; encoded by the coding sequence GTGTTGGACGGCGCTGAGTTTTTGGAAAGCGCTGAGTTCCAGGAAAGCGCAAGGTTCCCGGCCCTGGCGACCCTGCCGGGAACGCTGGCGTACGCGGTCCCGGGCTGGGGCGAGCGCTCGGCGGACGAGGTGCTGCCGTTGGCGAGCGTCGGCAAGCTGCTGCTGCTCGCTTCGGTGGCGCAGGGCTTCACATCCGGCGAGCTGGATCCCGACGAGCCGCTGAAACTGGACGACGAGGACTACAGCGCCGGATCGGGCCTGCTGCGCAAGCTGTCCGTCCGCCGCTGGACCCTCGCCGACCTGGCTCGCCTGACAGCCGCGGTCAGCGACAACACCGCGACCAACGCACTGCTGCGCCGGGTCGGGCTGCACCGCGTCGCGGCGGACGCCGCGGCCCTGGGCCTGAAGCAGACCCGGATCCTGGACCGCATCCGCGAACCCCGCCTCCCCCAGCACCCGCCGACGTTCGCGGTGGGCACGGCGCGCGAACTGGCGGACCTGGCGGGCACCGCCGCCGAGGACCGGAGCTGGGGCCCGCTGCTGCTGGAGTGGATGGCGGGCTGCCTGGACCGGAGCATGGTGCCCGCCGCGATCCCCCACGACCCCGAGGACTCGGCGCTGCGCGAGGTGCCCGCCACCACCTTGTGGGTCGCGAACAAGACCGGCACGGATGCCGGGACTCGGTGCGACGTGGGCGTGGTGCGGGGCGCACGGCAGGTTTGCTACGCGGTGCTGACGCAATGCGCCCCGGGAGACGAGTTCGCGATGGTGCGGGGGATGCGCGAGGTCGGGGCTGTCGTGGGCCGACTGGCGCGAGGTGAGGATCAGGTGCTGCGTTCTCAGCCGCGCGCGAACTGA
- a CDS encoding amidohydrolase family protein: MRGTSFPLLLRGGSVADGTGAPLVARDVAVVGGRVRLLAPGEVGSEDADEVVDVSGLVVAPGFIDAHTHSDTSCIDGAEGRLDEAQVFASVLQGVTTEIAGNCGHSAFPGKYPGLAALSDAHSAVGRANHLASLVGHGTLRSAIVGQQARAASATEVARMADALDEALAAGAVGFSTGLIYTPGSYADTAEITALARVAAQHGKPYVTHLRDEMSGVQDALEEAVAIARDSGAALHVSHHKTAGKYAWGLTEVTLARLAELRESRMDVTCDVYPYTAGSTALSAMLPPWAHDGGKERLLERLRDPGQRELIRKAIAEGVPGWENTVGNGGWDRIVVAGAPRHPAYQGRAVADLAREAGGPGDAGMDAVDLVAELLLGEDGEVTIISHSMREDDVRRVLAAPFAMIGSDGVPTAGLPHPRWAGTFARVLGCYAREAGLFDVPEAVRKMTGATAARFGLADRGVLRDGAHADVVVFDPARVADRATFASPLAGPEGVRLVAVGGTVVVRDGELTGARPGQVVGVGRR, from the coding sequence GTGAGGGGGACCTCGTTCCCGCTTCTCCTGCGCGGCGGGTCGGTCGCCGACGGGACCGGCGCGCCGTTGGTCGCGCGGGATGTGGCGGTGGTCGGCGGGCGGGTCAGGCTACTGGCGCCGGGGGAAGTCGGCTCTGAGGACGCCGACGAGGTCGTGGACGTCTCGGGTCTGGTGGTCGCGCCGGGATTCATCGACGCGCACACGCACTCGGACACCTCCTGTATCGACGGCGCGGAAGGCCGACTCGATGAGGCACAGGTCTTCGCCTCGGTGCTCCAAGGGGTGACGACGGAGATCGCAGGGAACTGCGGCCATAGTGCGTTCCCTGGGAAGTATCCGGGGTTGGCGGCCTTAAGCGACGCTCACAGTGCCGTCGGTCGGGCGAACCACCTCGCGTCCTTAGTAGGGCATGGAACGCTGCGCAGCGCGATAGTCGGCCAACAGGCGCGCGCCGCCAGTGCCACGGAGGTCGCTCGGATGGCGGATGCGCTAGACGAAGCTCTGGCTGCGGGAGCAGTCGGGTTCTCTACAGGGCTCATCTATACGCCGGGCTCCTATGCGGACACCGCGGAGATCACTGCTTTGGCGCGTGTCGCCGCACAGCATGGGAAGCCGTATGTAACACACCTGCGCGACGAGATGTCGGGTGTACAGGACGCGCTGGAAGAGGCTGTCGCAATAGCGCGGGACAGCGGAGCGGCGCTGCACGTGTCGCACCACAAGACGGCCGGGAAGTACGCGTGGGGACTGACCGAGGTGACGCTGGCCCGGCTGGCCGAACTCAGGGAGTCGAGGATGGATGTCACCTGCGACGTCTATCCCTATACGGCCGGCAGTACAGCGCTTAGCGCGATGCTGCCTCCGTGGGCCCACGACGGTGGCAAGGAGCGGCTGCTGGAGCGGCTGCGCGATCCCGGGCAGCGTGAGCTGATCCGCAAGGCGATCGCCGAGGGCGTCCCCGGCTGGGAGAACACGGTCGGCAACGGCGGCTGGGACCGGATCGTGGTGGCCGGGGCGCCGCGTCACCCGGCCTATCAGGGCCGCGCTGTCGCCGATCTCGCGCGGGAGGCCGGGGGCCCCGGGGACGCGGGCATGGACGCCGTCGACCTGGTCGCGGAACTGCTGTTGGGCGAGGATGGCGAGGTGACGATCATCAGCCACTCGATGCGGGAGGACGACGTGCGCCGGGTGCTCGCCGCCCCCTTCGCGATGATCGGCTCGGACGGGGTTCCCACAGCCGGGCTGCCGCATCCGCGCTGGGCCGGGACCTTCGCGCGGGTGCTGGGGTGCTACGCGCGGGAGGCCGGACTGTTCGACGTGCCGGAGGCGGTGCGGAAGATGACCGGCGCGACGGCCGCCCGGTTCGGGCTCGCGGACCGCGGGGTGCTTCGGGACGGGGCGCACGCGGACGTCGTGGTGTTCGACCCGGCGCGGGTGGCGGACCGGGCGACGTTCGCCTCGCCGCTGGCCGGGCCGGAGGGCGTGCGGCTGGTCGCGGTCGGCGGCACGGTCGTGGTCCGGGACGGGGAGCTGACCGGGGCGCGGCCGGGACAGGTGGTGGGTGTTGGACGGCGCTGA
- a CDS encoding diaminopimelate decarboxylase: MPDHHARRIRRDRAVHAAVAQGLLDPRRSPAAAFVDLEGIAQTARELLAAWPRETDALHAFAAKANPMVPVLALLLRHGLGCEVSSPGELAQARAAGFPAARIVLDSPAKTQAELSEALREGIALNIDNFEELERVDRLVADGAEAVRVGVRINPQVGIGSIEAMSTAGRTTKFGIAMADPGNRERLLAAYAARPWLRWVHVHVGSQGIPLELNAAGVAEAVRFAQEVNARRTGQIEGIDIGGGLPVDFTRDEDSPTFADHVAVLRDVAPELFTGELKVVTEYGRSVMAKNGFIASRVEYTKSTGGRAIALTHTGAQVAARTVFAPKSWPLRVLAYDRHGLPSTAELEVQDVAGPCCFAGDLLARERKLPRLATEDIVVTPDTGAYYFSSPFHYNSLPMPPVFGFEVSEGDVVRFHVLRAAESIEQLVARSGVLPASLR, from the coding sequence ATGCCTGACCATCATGCCCGCCGCATCCGCCGCGACCGCGCCGTCCACGCCGCCGTCGCCCAGGGCCTGCTCGATCCGCGCCGCAGCCCGGCCGCCGCGTTCGTCGACCTCGAGGGGATCGCGCAGACCGCGCGGGAGCTGCTGGCGGCCTGGCCGCGCGAGACGGACGCGCTGCACGCGTTCGCGGCCAAGGCGAACCCGATGGTGCCGGTCCTGGCGCTGCTGCTGCGGCACGGCCTGGGCTGCGAGGTCAGCAGCCCCGGGGAGCTGGCCCAGGCGCGCGCCGCGGGGTTCCCGGCGGCGCGGATCGTGCTGGACTCGCCGGCCAAGACGCAGGCCGAGCTGTCCGAGGCGCTGCGCGAGGGCATCGCGCTGAACATCGACAACTTCGAGGAACTGGAGCGGGTGGACCGGCTGGTCGCCGACGGCGCCGAGGCGGTGCGCGTCGGGGTGCGGATCAACCCGCAGGTCGGGATCGGGTCGATCGAGGCGATGTCCACGGCCGGCCGGACCACGAAGTTCGGGATCGCGATGGCCGACCCGGGGAACCGGGAGCGCCTGCTGGCCGCGTACGCGGCGCGTCCGTGGCTGCGCTGGGTCCACGTCCACGTCGGCTCGCAGGGCATCCCGCTGGAGCTGAACGCGGCGGGCGTGGCCGAGGCGGTGCGCTTCGCGCAGGAGGTGAACGCGCGGCGGACCGGGCAGATCGAGGGCATCGACATCGGGGGCGGGCTGCCGGTCGACTTCACCAGGGACGAGGACAGCCCCACCTTCGCCGATCACGTGGCGGTCCTGCGGGACGTCGCGCCGGAGTTGTTCACCGGGGAGCTGAAGGTGGTCACGGAGTACGGCCGCTCGGTGATGGCGAAGAACGGCTTCATCGCCTCCCGGGTGGAGTACACGAAGAGCACAGGCGGGCGCGCTATAGCGTTGACGCACACAGGGGCTCAGGTGGCGGCGCGCACTGTGTTCGCCCCCAAGTCCTGGCCCCTGCGGGTGCTGGCCTACGACCGGCACGGGCTGCCGAGCACCGCCGAGCTGGAGGTGCAGGACGTCGCGGGGCCGTGCTGCTTCGCGGGCGACCTGCTGGCGCGGGAGCGCAAACTGCCCAGGCTCGCCACGGAGGACATCGTGGTGACCCCGGACACCGGCGCGTACTACTTCTCCTCGCCGTTCCACTACAACAGCCTGCCGATGCCCCCGGTGTTCGGGTTCGAGGTGTCGGAGGGGGATGTCGTGCGCTTCCATGTGTTGCGCGCCGCGGAGAGCATCGAGCAGTTGGTGGCCCGAAGCGGTGTGCTGCCGGCGAGTCTGCGGTGA
- a CDS encoding alpha/beta hydrolase family protein, whose amino-acid sequence MTKVEEPYGAWPSPITAEDVAALPGAPQWPSIVGDQTWWCAPDPATATVGLVRRDAAGGVGPVLGPEWPVGNKAIGYGGRPYLATPDAAVFSCSRDQRLYLIAEEGQQPVPLTPADPEGVTRTNYSDMILGPAGTEVWAIREATRLTEELTDPAPRTTRDIVAIPLSGAAADDPGALRVVARSHHFLSTIRLSPDGTRLSWLGWDHPVMPWETTDLMVASILDGVAVAPARVLGGDAGGDEVAVAQAEWADVDTLYALADPDGWWNLFRIDLAGEETAATNVFPTETEFGHPIWRVGSTSFAVTDAGVVLRRIAGDEALILWDPETGQTTDLAPEWTEFATSVSGGTGIASSIAVVAANATEPSTPLRIDVARRHTVRCTERTEYPHEAWVSVPERRHVQVEGGWQVPYIYHPPTNPEHRGPSDTPPPLLIDVHGGPTSSTVATRYLNFSLFTSRGYAVASVDYGGSTGYGRAYRDRLRHTWGITDVEDSVAVARALAAAGLADPERTGIRGGSAGGWATLAALAHSDYFACGTVYFPISDPATWFDEQTHDFESRYIHYLIGDPDKDAERFARVSPLAHAAEITAPFIMLQGDDDVICRPDQADRLVKAVEAVNPGLCRAYHRFPGEGHGFRKDETMAVCLQAELDLYASVLGA is encoded by the coding sequence ATGACAAAGGTCGAAGAGCCCTACGGCGCCTGGCCCTCGCCGATCACCGCCGAGGACGTCGCCGCGCTTCCCGGCGCGCCGCAGTGGCCCTCGATCGTGGGCGACCAGACCTGGTGGTGCGCGCCGGACCCGGCGACGGCCACGGTCGGCCTGGTGCGACGGGACGCCGCCGGAGGCGTGGGTCCGGTCCTGGGGCCGGAGTGGCCGGTGGGCAACAAGGCCATCGGGTACGGCGGCCGTCCCTACCTCGCGACGCCGGATGCGGCGGTCTTCTCCTGCTCCCGCGATCAGCGGCTGTACCTGATCGCCGAAGAGGGGCAGCAGCCGGTGCCGCTGACCCCCGCCGACCCGGAGGGCGTCACCCGCACCAACTATTCCGACATGATCCTGGGCCCGGCCGGCACCGAGGTCTGGGCGATCCGGGAGGCGACGCGCCTCACCGAGGAGCTGACCGACCCCGCGCCCCGCACCACGCGCGACATCGTCGCGATCCCGCTGTCCGGCGCCGCGGCCGACGACCCCGGCGCGCTGCGCGTCGTGGCCCGCTCCCACCACTTCCTGTCCACCATCCGCCTGAGCCCCGACGGCACCCGGCTGTCCTGGCTCGGCTGGGACCACCCGGTGATGCCGTGGGAGACCACCGACCTGATGGTCGCCTCGATCCTCGACGGTGTCGCGGTCGCGCCGGCCCGCGTCCTGGGCGGTGATGCCGGCGGCGACGAGGTGGCGGTCGCGCAGGCCGAGTGGGCTGACGTCGACACCCTCTACGCGCTCGCCGACCCGGACGGCTGGTGGAACCTGTTCCGGATCGACCTCGCCGGGGAGGAGACGGCCGCGACCAACGTCTTCCCGACCGAGACCGAGTTCGGCCATCCGATCTGGCGCGTCGGCTCCACTTCCTTCGCGGTCACCGACGCCGGCGTGGTCCTGCGCCGCATCGCCGGGGACGAGGCGCTGATCCTGTGGGACCCCGAGACCGGCCAGACCACCGACCTGGCCCCGGAGTGGACCGAGTTCGCCACCTCCGTTTCCGGCGGGACCGGTATCGCCTCTTCGATCGCGGTCGTCGCGGCCAACGCCACCGAGCCCTCGACGCCGCTGCGGATCGACGTCGCACGCCGTCACACCGTCCGCTGCACCGAGCGCACCGAGTACCCGCACGAAGCCTGGGTCTCCGTCCCGGAACGCCGCCATGTCCAGGTCGAGGGCGGCTGGCAGGTCCCGTACATCTACCACCCGCCGACCAACCCCGAACACCGCGGCCCCTCCGACACCCCGCCGCCGCTGCTGATCGACGTCCACGGCGGGCCGACCAGCAGCACCGTGGCCACGCGCTACCTGAACTTCTCGCTGTTCACCTCCCGCGGCTACGCGGTCGCCTCCGTCGACTACGGCGGCTCCACCGGCTACGGCCGCGCCTACCGCGACCGCCTGCGCCACACCTGGGGCATCACCGACGTCGAGGACTCGGTCGCGGTGGCGCGCGCCCTGGCCGCCGCCGGGCTGGCGGATCCGGAGCGCACCGGCATCCGCGGCGGCTCGGCCGGCGGCTGGGCCACACTGGCGGCGCTCGCGCACAGCGACTACTTCGCCTGCGGGACCGTCTACTTCCCGATCAGCGACCCCGCGACCTGGTTCGACGAGCAGACCCACGACTTCGAGAGCCGCTACATCCACTACCTGATCGGCGACCCCGACAAGGACGCCGAGCGCTTCGCGCGGGTCTCGCCGCTGGCGCACGCCGCCGAGATCACCGCGCCGTTCATCATGCTGCAGGGCGACGACGACGTGATCTGCCGTCCGGACCAGGCCGACCGGCTGGTCAAGGCCGTCGAGGCGGTCAATCCGGGGCTGTGCCGGGCCTACCATCGGTTCCCCGGCGAGGGACACGGGTTCCGGAAGGACGAGACCATGGCCGTGTGCCTGCAAGCCGAGCTCGACCTGTACGCAAGCGTCCTCGGAGCCTGA